In Oryzihumus leptocrescens, the following are encoded in one genomic region:
- a CDS encoding class I SAM-dependent methyltransferase, whose protein sequence is MTEAERPDGLSGRRRTRDPGDFDVAYATGTPPWDIGRPQPAFRALADDGRLVGRVLDVGCGTGEHALLAAALGLVATGVDTSATAIAIARRKAEERALHARFLVQDALDLGALGESFDTVLDCGLFHVFDDADRATLVEGLRASMPVGARYHLLCFSDAEPGDWGPRRIRQEEIRRAFADGWRVETIEPTSLEVTIDPGHAHAWLAAIVRA, encoded by the coding sequence ATGACCGAGGCAGAGCGTCCCGACGGGCTGTCGGGGAGGCGCCGGACCCGGGATCCGGGTGACTTCGACGTCGCGTATGCGACCGGGACCCCACCCTGGGACATCGGCCGGCCCCAGCCGGCGTTTCGCGCACTGGCCGATGACGGACGTCTGGTGGGCCGGGTGCTCGACGTCGGCTGTGGCACCGGTGAGCACGCCCTCCTTGCGGCCGCGCTCGGTCTCGTGGCCACCGGGGTCGACACGTCCGCCACCGCGATCGCGATCGCCCGGCGCAAGGCCGAGGAGCGGGCCCTGCACGCCCGGTTCCTGGTCCAGGACGCGCTCGACCTCGGCGCACTCGGCGAGTCCTTCGACACCGTCCTCGACTGCGGGCTCTTCCACGTCTTCGACGACGCCGACCGGGCCACGCTCGTCGAGGGCCTGCGGGCGTCGATGCCGGTCGGCGCCAGGTACCACCTGCTCTGCTTCAGCGACGCCGAGCCCGGGGACTGGGGTCCCCGCCGCATCCGGCAGGAGGAGATCCGTCGCGCCTTCGCCGACGGCTGGCGGGTGGAGACCATCGAGCCGACGAGCCTCGAGGTCACCATCGACCCCGGACACGCACACGCCTGGCTGGCGGCGATCGTGCGGGCCTGA
- a CDS encoding YciI family protein, producing the protein MFILELTYTAPLDRIDALLEEHVAWLDAGYAEGVFVASGRKNPRDGGVIIAVGRDRHAVEARVASDPFAVQGVAEYRVVEFVPTKTAAGLEGYRETLAV; encoded by the coding sequence GTGTTCATCCTCGAGCTGACCTACACCGCCCCGCTGGACCGGATCGACGCGCTCCTGGAGGAGCACGTCGCGTGGCTGGACGCCGGCTACGCCGAAGGGGTGTTCGTCGCCTCCGGGCGCAAGAACCCCCGCGACGGCGGCGTCATCATCGCGGTGGGCCGGGACCGTCACGCGGTCGAGGCGCGGGTTGCTTCCGACCCGTTCGCGGTCCAAGGCGTCGCGGAGTACCGCGTGGTGGAGTTCGTGCCGACCAAGACCGCCGCCGGGCTCGAGGGCTACCGCGAGACGTTGGCTGTCTGA
- the leuA gene encoding 2-isopropylmalate synthase: MIHPQQPSGMPVGKYQPFHDQIVVDLPDRTWPTKRMDTAPRWCAVDLRDGNQALIDPMSPERKKRMFDLLVRMGYKEIEVGFPSASQTDFDFVRMLIEGGHIPDDVTIQVLTQARDHLIERTYDAIRGAKQAIVHLYNSTSVLQRRVVFGLDQDGIVDIALQGARLCRKLEETIPETDVYYEYSPESYTGTELEFAARICNAVIDVFDPTPDHKMIVNLPATVEMATPNVYADSIEWMSRHLNRRESVVLSLHPHNDRGTGVAAAELGYLAGADRIEGCLFGNGERTGNVCLVTLGMNLFSQGIDPEIDFSDIDEIRRTVEHCNQLPVHERHPYGGDLVFTAFSGSHQDAIKKGFEAMAADATAEGKGVDDLTWAVPYLPIDPHDIGRSYEAVVRVNSQSGKGGVAYLLKSEHHLDLPRRLQIEFSGVVQARTDSEGGEVSAAQLWETFQDEYLPATGAGWGRFALVSMRSDSTVDGADRISVTLTDHGQERTVEGVGNGPIAAFVEALSGLDVDVRVLDYHEHALSSGGDARAAAYVECAVGERVLWGVGLDANIVIASLKAVVSAVNRSERDVA, from the coding sequence ATGATCCACCCCCAGCAGCCCAGCGGTATGCCGGTCGGCAAGTACCAGCCCTTCCATGACCAGATCGTCGTGGACCTGCCCGACCGCACGTGGCCGACGAAGCGCATGGACACCGCGCCGCGCTGGTGCGCCGTGGACCTGCGTGACGGCAACCAGGCCCTGATCGACCCGATGAGTCCCGAGCGCAAGAAGCGCATGTTCGACCTCCTGGTCCGCATGGGCTACAAGGAGATCGAGGTCGGCTTCCCCTCGGCGAGCCAGACCGACTTCGACTTCGTGCGCATGCTCATCGAGGGCGGGCACATCCCCGACGACGTGACGATCCAGGTGCTGACGCAGGCGCGGGACCACCTCATCGAGCGCACCTACGACGCGATCCGCGGCGCGAAGCAGGCGATCGTCCACCTCTACAACTCCACCTCGGTGCTCCAGCGGCGCGTGGTCTTCGGCCTCGACCAGGACGGCATCGTCGACATCGCGCTGCAGGGCGCCCGGCTGTGCCGCAAGCTCGAGGAGACCATCCCCGAGACGGACGTCTACTACGAGTACTCCCCGGAGTCCTACACCGGCACCGAGCTGGAGTTCGCCGCGCGGATCTGCAACGCGGTCATCGACGTGTTCGACCCGACGCCGGACCACAAGATGATCGTCAACCTGCCGGCGACCGTGGAGATGGCCACGCCCAACGTCTACGCCGACTCGATCGAGTGGATGTCGCGCCACCTCAACCGGCGCGAGTCGGTCGTGCTCTCGCTGCACCCGCACAACGACCGGGGCACCGGCGTCGCGGCGGCCGAGCTGGGCTACCTGGCCGGCGCCGACCGGATCGAGGGCTGCCTGTTCGGCAACGGCGAGCGCACCGGCAACGTCTGCCTGGTGACGCTGGGCATGAACCTGTTCAGCCAGGGCATCGACCCCGAGATCGACTTCTCCGACATCGACGAGATCCGCCGCACCGTGGAGCACTGCAACCAGCTGCCGGTGCACGAGCGCCACCCCTACGGCGGTGACCTGGTCTTCACCGCGTTCTCCGGCTCGCACCAGGACGCGATCAAGAAGGGCTTCGAGGCGATGGCCGCCGACGCCACCGCCGAGGGCAAGGGCGTGGACGACCTCACCTGGGCGGTGCCCTACCTGCCGATCGACCCGCACGACATCGGGCGGTCCTACGAGGCGGTCGTGCGCGTCAACAGCCAGTCCGGCAAGGGCGGCGTGGCCTACCTGCTCAAGTCCGAGCACCACCTCGACCTGCCGCGCCGGCTGCAGATCGAGTTCAGCGGCGTGGTCCAGGCGCGCACCGACTCCGAGGGTGGCGAGGTGTCCGCGGCGCAGCTGTGGGAGACCTTCCAGGACGAGTACCTCCCCGCGACCGGGGCCGGCTGGGGCCGGTTCGCGCTGGTCTCGATGCGCTCGGACAGCACGGTCGACGGCGCCGACCGGATCTCGGTGACGCTCACCGACCACGGCCAGGAACGCACCGTCGAGGGGGTCGGCAACGGCCCGATCGCCGCGTTCGTCGAGGCGCTGTCCGGCCTCGACGTGGACGTGCGGGTCCTCGACTACCACGAGCACGCGCTGTCCTCGGGTGGTGACGCCCGGGCCGCGGCCTACGTCGAGTGCGCGGTCGGCGAGCGGGTCCTGTGGGGTGTCGGGCTCGACGCCAACATCGTCATCGCCTCGCTCAAGGCCGTCGTCTCCGCGGTCAACCGCTCCGAGCGCGACGTCGCCTGA
- a CDS encoding potassium channel family protein → MPLPPPTGPLPVAAPLAPPGWGVIARIAAVVTAAAVVLVLGGGSLAWAFERDEPGSNLHSLGDCLWWALTTLTTVGYGDHYPVSPAGRVVAAVVMVGGVAILGGVAASIALAVTQRLLVRAAAMEEEVADVEEELAESMRETESLEQLLRTLISQVAALEEEVRALRGQGPRP, encoded by the coding sequence GTGCCGCTTCCCCCTCCCACCGGCCCGCTGCCCGTGGCGGCGCCCCTGGCACCTCCGGGCTGGGGTGTCATCGCGCGCATCGCGGCGGTGGTCACCGCAGCGGCCGTCGTCCTCGTGCTGGGCGGGGGAAGCCTTGCCTGGGCGTTCGAGCGGGACGAGCCGGGCTCCAACCTGCACTCCCTGGGTGACTGCCTGTGGTGGGCGCTGACGACGCTGACCACGGTCGGCTACGGCGACCACTACCCGGTCAGTCCCGCGGGCCGCGTCGTCGCGGCAGTCGTCATGGTCGGCGGCGTCGCCATCCTCGGCGGCGTGGCCGCCTCGATCGCGCTCGCGGTGACGCAGCGACTCCTGGTGCGGGCCGCGGCGATGGAGGAAGAGGTCGCCGACGTCGAGGAGGAGCTGGCCGAGTCGATGCGCGAGACCGAGTCGCTCGAGCAGCTGTTGCGCACCCTCATCAGCCAGGTGGCCGCCCTCGAGGAGGAGGTCCGCGCCCTCAGGGGGCAGGGCCCGCGGCCCTGA
- a CDS encoding GNAT family N-acetyltransferase: MSTTGDLLRDIDDHCDAVLRRDAEARPFGPLTLFLADRGGPFHARPTPDGAEVTPGDIATMRRVQRELGVPESFEWVDQTCPSMAAAARAAGLVVTTHPLLALTHPAAVVVPDLPDGVRLRVITADDPDLPGVRACVRLAFRCPGTATGAIGPAERDTALASSTDDDLDRNARYRERIQRGRTTMVGAFTDEGAVGGGNLTPLGQVGEIVGVGVLPAVRRQGVAAAITTRLAQEAAADGVRTLFLSAQDQAVARVYARLGFTCIGSTGRAEP; this comes from the coding sequence GTGAGCACGACCGGGGACCTGCTGCGCGACATCGACGACCACTGCGACGCCGTGTTGCGGCGCGATGCCGAGGCACGCCCGTTCGGCCCGCTGACACTGTTCCTGGCCGACCGGGGCGGCCCCTTCCACGCCCGGCCGACACCGGACGGCGCCGAGGTGACCCCCGGTGACATCGCGACGATGCGGCGCGTCCAGCGCGAGCTCGGGGTGCCCGAGTCGTTCGAGTGGGTCGACCAGACCTGCCCGTCCATGGCGGCCGCGGCAAGGGCGGCCGGGCTGGTGGTCACGACCCACCCCCTGCTGGCCCTGACGCACCCGGCTGCCGTCGTGGTCCCCGACCTCCCCGACGGCGTCCGGCTACGGGTCATCACCGCCGACGACCCCGACCTCCCGGGCGTCCGGGCCTGCGTGCGCCTGGCCTTCCGCTGCCCCGGGACCGCGACGGGCGCCATCGGCCCGGCGGAGCGTGACACCGCCCTGGCGTCGTCCACGGACGACGACCTCGACCGCAACGCCCGCTACCGCGAGCGCATCCAGCGCGGGCGCACCACGATGGTGGGGGCGTTCACCGACGAGGGCGCGGTCGGCGGCGGCAACCTCACGCCGCTGGGCCAGGTGGGCGAGATCGTCGGGGTGGGCGTGCTGCCGGCCGTGCGCCGGCAGGGAGTCGCGGCAGCGATCACCACAAGGCTGGCACAGGAGGCCGCGGCGGACGGGGTGCGCACACTGTTCCTCTCGGCGCAGGACCAGGCCGTGGCGCGGGTCTACGCCAGGCTGGGGTTCACCTGCATCGGCAGCACGGGCCGGGCCGAGCCGTGA
- a CDS encoding alpha-ketoglutarate-dependent dioxygenase AlkB, whose product MTVALQGSLLDAVDEVGLRPLGAAVRRTPLSRGAWVDVRPGWLTGSDEVFARLSQDVPWHGERRQMYDREVDVPRLLAFYDEGVRLPHPVLEAAREALSRHYAAELGEPFRTAGLCLYRDGRDSVAWHGDTIGRSRTEDTMVAIISVGTPRALLLRPRGGGGQTVRHVLGHGDLVVMGGSCQRTWEHAIPKTARPVGPRISIQFRPRGVR is encoded by the coding sequence ATGACGGTGGCTCTCCAGGGATCCCTGCTCGACGCGGTCGACGAGGTCGGCCTGCGACCACTCGGCGCCGCCGTGCGCCGCACGCCGCTCAGCCGCGGGGCCTGGGTCGACGTGCGCCCGGGCTGGCTGACCGGCTCCGACGAGGTGTTCGCCCGGCTCTCCCAGGACGTGCCGTGGCATGGCGAGCGGCGGCAGATGTACGACCGCGAGGTCGACGTCCCCCGGCTGCTCGCCTTCTACGACGAGGGCGTGCGCCTGCCGCACCCGGTGCTCGAGGCGGCCCGCGAGGCGCTCAGCCGGCACTACGCCGCCGAGCTCGGCGAGCCGTTCCGCACGGCAGGGCTGTGCCTCTACCGCGACGGCCGCGACAGCGTCGCCTGGCACGGCGACACGATCGGGCGCAGCCGCACCGAGGACACCATGGTCGCCATCATCTCGGTCGGCACCCCGCGGGCCCTGCTGCTGCGCCCGCGCGGTGGCGGCGGGCAGACCGTGCGCCACGTGCTCGGCCACGGCGACCTCGTCGTCATGGGCGGCTCGTGCCAGCGCACCTGGGAGCACGCGATCCCCAAGACAGCCAGACCGGTCGGGCCGCGCATCAGCATCCAGTTCCGCCCGCGCGGCGTGCGCTGA
- a CDS encoding alanine--tRNA ligase-related protein, giving the protein MDSHDVRSRFLDFYRERGHRRVQGTSLIPPDGDPVLFTTSGMHPLTPHLLGEPHPQGRRLVNLQRCLRTTDLDEVGDDTHLTVFEMLGTWSLGDYPGPMSLRWGYELLREGFGLDHDRLHVTVFGGDEQVGPDLESLRTWRELGVPVELTVEDNWWSNGPTGPCGPDSEVFVWTGEGRPTGTPTTDPGWVEVWNHVMMRHRRLDDGRLVPLQQPNVDTGMGLERLLTVLQGVGSVHETDLLRPWTDTVGRLWPMGSRDSRVVTDHLRSGTVVIGDGVRPSSSGRGYVLRRLVRRSLTLLWRHEPGSSLSDLPVDLLEDTLRQHGRTGPGHVREVMLGEERRFGELVRRGRPLVERRLRRGPLSETDLTDLHQTHGLPRDLVLGLLGGDR; this is encoded by the coding sequence ATGGACTCCCACGACGTCCGCTCGAGATTCCTCGACTTCTACCGTGAGCGCGGCCACCGCCGCGTGCAGGGCACCTCGCTGATCCCACCCGACGGCGACCCGGTGCTGTTCACCACCTCCGGGATGCACCCGCTGACCCCGCACCTGCTCGGTGAGCCACACCCGCAGGGTCGCCGGCTGGTCAACCTCCAGCGGTGCCTGCGCACCACCGACCTCGACGAGGTCGGTGACGACACCCACCTGACCGTGTTCGAGATGCTCGGCACCTGGTCGCTGGGCGACTACCCCGGCCCGATGAGCCTGCGCTGGGGTTATGAGCTGTTGCGCGAGGGCTTCGGCCTGGACCACGACCGGCTGCACGTGACCGTGTTCGGCGGTGACGAGCAGGTCGGACCCGACCTGGAGTCGCTGCGCACCTGGCGCGAGCTGGGCGTGCCGGTCGAGCTGACCGTGGAGGACAACTGGTGGTCCAACGGGCCCACCGGTCCGTGCGGTCCCGACTCCGAAGTGTTCGTCTGGACCGGTGAGGGCCGGCCGACCGGCACCCCCACCACCGACCCGGGCTGGGTGGAGGTCTGGAACCACGTGATGATGCGCCACCGCCGCCTCGACGACGGGCGGCTCGTGCCCCTGCAGCAGCCCAACGTGGACACCGGGATGGGCCTGGAACGGCTGCTCACGGTGCTGCAGGGCGTGGGCTCGGTGCACGAGACCGACCTGCTGCGGCCGTGGACGGACACCGTCGGCCGGCTCTGGCCGATGGGCTCGCGTGACTCGCGCGTGGTCACCGACCACCTGCGTTCTGGCACCGTCGTCATCGGCGACGGCGTGCGGCCCTCCAGCAGCGGCCGCGGCTACGTGCTGCGCCGGCTGGTGCGACGCAGCCTGACCCTGCTGTGGCGGCACGAGCCGGGGTCGAGCCTGTCGGACCTGCCGGTGGACCTGCTCGAGGACACGCTGCGCCAGCACGGACGGACCGGTCCCGGCCACGTGCGCGAGGTGATGCTGGGGGAGGAGCGCCGCTTCGGTGAGCTGGTGCGGCGAGGCCGGCCCCTGGTCGAGCGCCGGCTGCGCCGCGGGCCGCTGAGCGAGACGGACCTCACCGACCTGCACCAGACCCACGGCCTGCCCCGGGACCTGGTGCTCGGGCTGCTGGGCGGTGACCGGTGA
- a CDS encoding 3-keto-5-aminohexanoate cleavage protein, which produces MLLQAALNGPHTTTDHPAVPESVEALVRDAVACVGAGARAIHLHPRDASGRESLEPAVVDEVVRRVRGACGVPVGVTTGAWIEPSAPWRVSLVKGWRAPDFASVNVSEEGWLEVARALLDAGIGVEAGVWTVGDAHALAASGLAGDLTRVLVEVLGSPRQEAVTVVDAIHAALDAGGVAVPRLQHGEGDATWVLLQDAVRRGLDTRMGLEDTLLLPDGTPARDNAELVAGARALGAGG; this is translated from the coding sequence GTGCTGCTGCAGGCCGCCCTGAACGGGCCCCACACGACCACCGACCACCCGGCCGTCCCCGAGTCCGTCGAGGCGCTCGTGCGCGACGCGGTCGCCTGCGTCGGGGCCGGCGCCCGCGCCATCCACCTGCACCCTCGTGACGCCTCAGGCCGGGAGAGCCTGGAGCCGGCGGTCGTGGACGAGGTGGTGCGCCGGGTGCGCGGGGCCTGCGGGGTGCCGGTCGGGGTCACCACCGGTGCCTGGATCGAGCCGTCCGCGCCGTGGCGGGTGTCGCTGGTCAAGGGCTGGCGCGCGCCGGACTTCGCCTCGGTCAACGTCAGCGAGGAGGGGTGGCTCGAGGTGGCGCGGGCACTGCTGGACGCCGGGATCGGCGTCGAGGCGGGGGTCTGGACCGTGGGGGACGCCCACGCCCTGGCCGCCTCGGGGCTGGCCGGCGACCTCACCCGCGTGCTGGTCGAGGTGCTCGGCTCCCCGCGACAGGAGGCCGTGACCGTGGTCGACGCGATCCACGCGGCGCTGGACGCCGGTGGGGTCGCGGTCCCCCGGCTGCAGCACGGTGAAGGCGACGCGACGTGGGTGCTGCTGCAGGACGCCGTGCGCCGCGGGCTGGACACGCGCATGGGCCTGGAGGACACGCTCCTGCTGCCCGACGGCACCCCGGCCCGGGACAACGCGGAGCTCGTCGCCGGGGCGCGCGCCCTCGGCGCAGGCGGCTGA
- a CDS encoding SDR family oxidoreductase, which translates to MVVVGQGSEEQMRVVIVGGHGKVGLRLGRLLAERGDDAVGMVRTHDQVADLKAAGVEPLLLDLVAGSVGELAAGLEGADAVVFSAGAGGRGGPQATNAIDGEGAVKVVDAAERAGVRRFLMVSVFMDAGRGRDLPETFENYVRVKRASDVHLAASALAWTILRPGTLTDEPGTGRINLGPAIAYGAVSRDDVAATLAALLAAPGTSGRVLELTEGEVPVAEAVARVGR; encoded by the coding sequence GTGGTCGTTGTCGGCCAAGGATCGGAGGAGCAGATGCGCGTCGTCATCGTGGGAGGGCACGGCAAGGTCGGGCTCAGGCTGGGACGCCTGCTGGCCGAACGCGGGGACGACGCGGTGGGCATGGTGCGCACCCATGACCAGGTGGCCGACCTGAAGGCGGCGGGCGTGGAGCCCCTGCTCCTCGACCTGGTGGCGGGCTCGGTCGGCGAGCTCGCGGCGGGCCTGGAGGGTGCGGACGCGGTGGTGTTCAGTGCCGGCGCCGGGGGCAGGGGCGGGCCGCAGGCCACCAACGCCATCGACGGCGAGGGGGCGGTCAAGGTGGTCGACGCGGCCGAGCGCGCGGGGGTGCGCCGGTTCCTCATGGTGTCGGTCTTCATGGACGCCGGCCGGGGCCGGGACCTGCCCGAGACGTTCGAGAACTACGTGCGGGTCAAGCGGGCCTCCGACGTGCACCTGGCGGCCAGCGCGCTGGCCTGGACCATCCTGCGGCCGGGCACCCTCACCGACGAGCCGGGCACCGGCCGGATCAACCTGGGCCCGGCCATCGCCTACGGCGCGGTGAGCCGCGACGACGTGGCCGCGACGCTGGCGGCCCTGCTGGCCGCACCCGGCACCTCGGGCCGGGTGCTCGAGCTGACCGAGGGTGAGGTGCCGGTCGCCGAGGCGGTGGCGAGGGTCGGGCGCTGA